Part of the Sodalinema gerasimenkoae IPPAS B-353 genome is shown below.
CGTAAGGCGGATGCGACGGAAACGCTGGTGATTGGCCCGAGTAGTCCCGGATTGATTATTCCCGGTGAAATTCTCTTGGGAACCCATCCGGCAGAGTTTTATACCCCCGGTTCGGTGGGGTTGATTAGCCGTTGTGGAACTCTCACCTATGAGATTGCCCTCTCTTTGACGGAGGCGGGGTTGGGACAGTCCATTGGGGTCAGTATTGGCGGCGATGGGATTCTTGGATCGTCCTTTGCCCAATGGTTGCAGATTCTCGATGAGGACGATCGCACGGAAGTGATTGTGATTGTCGGCGAGATTGGTGGCAGCGGTGAGGAAGCAGCGGCGGAGTATGTGGCTGAAGCCATTGATAAGCCGGTGATTGCCTATGTGGCGGGCCGTCATGTGCCTAAGGGACGACGATTGGGCCATGCGGGGGCGATCGCGGCCAACCTCAGTCATAAAACTGAGAAAAAACTCAAGCAAGCGGGTAAGACGGCCTTATTTGACTTGGATATTGGCACTGCTGAACATAAGATTGAAGCCTTTAAAAATGCCGGAATTCCGGTGGCAGAACGGCCTTCGGAAATTTCCAAGTTGGTCAAAAAGGCGTTGAAATAGCCGGGTAAGTCAAGATGGCAAAGGCAAGACTAGGATTTGGTAATCCGACGGGGGTGGCTTGGGCATTTTTAGCCCCGGCGTTGCTGCTGTTGTCTATCTTTGTCTTGGGCCCGATTGGCTATTTAATTTATTTAAGCTTTACGACGGGGAGTTTTACCCAAAGTGGAACTCAATGGGTGGGATGGTTCAATTATGAACGGGCGATCGCCTCGCCGGAGTTCTGGCAAGTTCTGGGAAATACCCTCTATTTCTGCCTGGCGACGATTATTCCCAGCATCATCCTCCCCCTGATTCTCGCCGCCCTTCTCGAACAGGCGATCGCCCTAAAATCTCTGTTACGAACGGCCTATTTCCTCCCCGCCATCACCTCGATGGTGGCGGTGGGGTTAGGCTGGCGTTGGCTATTTCAAACCGATGGCCCCATCAATGCCCTATTAGACAACATCGGCATTACCCCGATTGCCTGGTTAGGCGATCCCACCTGGGCCATGCCGATTCTCATTTTACTCAGTATTTGGAAGCAACTCGGATTTAACCTCGTGGTGTTTCTGGCCGGGTTACAAGCGATTCCTCAATCTCGCTATGATGCCGCCAAACTGGATGGGGCCAACGGCTTACAGCAATTTCGTCATGTGACGCTGCCGGGCCTGTACCCCACCTTGGTTTTTGTCATCGTCACCACGGCGATGTTTACCCTCCGCAGTTTTGAACAAGTCTATGTCATTACTGGAGGAGGCCCCTTAAACTCAACGAATATCTTGGTCTATTACGTCTATGAAGAGGCCTTTGCCCTGTTTGACATCGGCTATGCGGCGGCTTCAGCCACGTTACTGTTGCTAGTGGCCTTGTCTTTAGTCACCCTTCAGGTTCGGCTGACGGAAACTTAAGCCGCAGACGCAAATTGAGTCTCGCCAAGGGTTTCCACAATTTGAGCGAGGGCTTCTCGTAGGGTACCGGTTTGATGATCTCGGGGAACTTGGCTGAGAATCTCAAATTTCTCTAAGCGACGTTCCACTTTGCCAGAACTGCCCACCACATACACATCTAACCCTCGTTTTCGGGCATCTTTGACCATTTTTTCCATAGCCAGAGAGGCCGTCACCCCTAACATGGGTACATCCCGAAAGTCCAAGATGAGAACCTGATACGCTCCAATCAGAGAATGGCGTTGGGAAATGGCTTTGGCAGCCCCAAAACTGAGGGAGGTTCCCAGATGTAGTAATAGAACCTGTCCTTTGACCTGATCTAACAGGAGTTGTTCTTCATGTTCGAGAAGTTCGGCGGCCTCAGTATCGGTGATGGCTTTAATATTTTGAGCCTGTATATCAGATAAACGCTGAATTGTCAAGACATTGGCCACAAATACGCCAACGCCGACAGCCACAATTAAGTCCACAAAGACCGTCAATAGCAGAACCCCATACATAATGGCAGCGGCTTTGAGGGAGAGGTGATGGGCCCGTTTGAGGAAACTCCAATCGACGATATCTAAACCCACTTTGAGGGCGATCGCCGCCAGAACGCTTAAGGGGACAATCTCCGTAAATCCGGCCGCGACAAAGACAAACATCAACAGGGTTAGGGCATGAATCATCCCCGAGAGGGCGGTTCGTCCCCCGGCTTGGATATTGACCACGGTTCCCATGGTGGCCCCAGCCCCCGGGAGTCCGCCACAGAGTCCTGAGAGGATGTTGCCCACCCCTTGACCGATGAGTTCTTTGTCAGAATCATGTTCGTACTGGGTGATGCTATCGGAAATGACCGAGGTCAGCAGGGAGTCGATACAACCCAACATCCCTAGCATCACCGCATCAATCATCATCAGTTGCAAATCGGGCAGGGAAATGGTGGGCAGATAAAGTTCGGGGAGTCCGGTGGGAATCTCTCCGACAATTCGCAATTGATTGGATAACAGAGTCGCCGAAATGCCAGTTCCGAGGAGTAGGGCCAGCAGTTGCGGAGGACAGACCCGGCTAATTCTGGCAGGAGTCAGAAAGAGAACAGCCAGGGTGAGACCCCCTAGCCCCAATTCCGGGAGACTGAGGTTCCCGGCCAGTTCCGGCAGGGCCATGACCGTGTTCAAGACGCCACCGACTCCTTCTTGTCCCAGTAAGGGGGGCAATTGCAGGATGACCATAATCACGCCAATGCCGGACATGAAGCCGGAAATGACGGTGTAGGGCATCAGGGTAACGTATTTCCCCAGACGTAGGACTCCAAAGAGGATTTGGAACACCCCCGCCATCATGACGATGGTGAAGGCGAGCGCCCAACCTTGGGGGCCCGGATATTTGAGGGTGAAGCTGGCAATGACGGCGGTAAAGACCACGGTCATGGGCCCCGTGGGGTTGGAGATGAGGGTGGGGGTTCCCCCAAATAGGGCGGCGAAAAAGCCCAGCAGGACGGCACTATAAATGCCGGCGATCGCCCCGGCCCCGGAGGCTACCCCGAAGGCGAGGGCCATGGGCAGTCCGACAATGGCGGCGGTAACCCCTCCGAAGAGATCACCCCGCAAGTTCCGAGTATGGATGTAGTTGGTAATGTTCATAAACCGTAGTCTGAGGAGAGGGATAGTTTTATTGGCTTAAAGCAATGGCAAATATATTTGCCATTTATTTTTATCTATAGCTAAATCTAGCATTAAGCTCGCAAAATCAAAATAGATGATTGATAAGAATATCTGATTAAAAGAGTTAAAGTAGGATATCAAAGTAAGCCACAATAGTGCTCAACGGCTGTTCCCTGTCCTGAGTCTTCATCCATGATCCAAGCGACGTTCCACCAATTACGTGTCTTTGAAACCGTGGCACGTCACGGGAGTTT
Proteins encoded:
- a CDS encoding succinate--CoA ligase subunit alpha produces the protein MQFTAKTKVLIHGIAEPLAATHSILMKAYGTQVVAGVSPGLGGSERDGIPVYDLVEVAMKEVGPIDAAVIFVKPYLVLDAALEAIAAGIRRLAIVTEGMPPMDMVKLIRKADATETLVIGPSSPGLIIPGEILLGTHPAEFYTPGSVGLISRCGTLTYEIALSLTEAGLGQSIGVSIGGDGILGSSFAQWLQILDEDDRTEVIVIVGEIGGSGEEAAAEYVAEAIDKPVIAYVAGRHVPKGRRLGHAGAIAANLSHKTEKKLKQAGKTALFDLDIGTAEHKIEAFKNAGIPVAERPSEISKLVKKALK
- a CDS encoding carbohydrate ABC transporter permease; the encoded protein is MAKARLGFGNPTGVAWAFLAPALLLLSIFVLGPIGYLIYLSFTTGSFTQSGTQWVGWFNYERAIASPEFWQVLGNTLYFCLATIIPSIILPLILAALLEQAIALKSLLRTAYFLPAITSMVAVGLGWRWLFQTDGPINALLDNIGITPIAWLGDPTWAMPILILLSIWKQLGFNLVVFLAGLQAIPQSRYDAAKLDGANGLQQFRHVTLPGLYPTLVFVIVTTAMFTLRSFEQVYVITGGGPLNSTNILVYYVYEEAFALFDIGYAAASATLLLLVALSLVTLQVRLTET
- a CDS encoding SulP family inorganic anion transporter; translated protein: MNITNYIHTRNLRGDLFGGVTAAIVGLPMALAFGVASGAGAIAGIYSAVLLGFFAALFGGTPTLISNPTGPMTVVFTAVIASFTLKYPGPQGWALAFTIVMMAGVFQILFGVLRLGKYVTLMPYTVISGFMSGIGVIMVILQLPPLLGQEGVGGVLNTVMALPELAGNLSLPELGLGGLTLAVLFLTPARISRVCPPQLLALLLGTGISATLLSNQLRIVGEIPTGLPELYLPTISLPDLQLMMIDAVMLGMLGCIDSLLTSVISDSITQYEHDSDKELIGQGVGNILSGLCGGLPGAGATMGTVVNIQAGGRTALSGMIHALTLLMFVFVAAGFTEIVPLSVLAAIALKVGLDIVDWSFLKRAHHLSLKAAAIMYGVLLLTVFVDLIVAVGVGVFVANVLTIQRLSDIQAQNIKAITDTEAAELLEHEEQLLLDQVKGQVLLLHLGTSLSFGAAKAISQRHSLIGAYQVLILDFRDVPMLGVTASLAMEKMVKDARKRGLDVYVVGSSGKVERRLEKFEILSQVPRDHQTGTLREALAQIVETLGETQFASAA